CGTCTTCAGCCAGAAGACTTGCAGAGGTTCGGGCTAGGGAAACACCCGAACGTGCGTGACTACTATCGGCTCTTGGTCTAGCCATTACTACGGGAACCTGGCTGTTCCCAAGCCCCGTCGCTTTAGCGCGGGGTCAGTGACGAAATGTCATTGGTGTGGGAACGTACCGAGCCTGGGAACATCGGAGGGTGGAAGCGTCGGAGATTAGGAGATTATGGAAATAAATTTATTTTTGTCTCCCATACTCCGAAGCTCCCATGCTCGGTATGCACTTATTTATCGGGTTGGGGCGTTAAGCGAAGATAAGGCTTCACTTCTCGATAGCCTTTGGGGAATTTCTGTTGCAGTTCTTGTGGGTCTTTGATGGAAGGAACGATGACGCAATCATCCCCTTGTTTCCAGTTGACCGGCGTGGCGACGCTGTGGTTATCGGTGAGCTGCAAGGAGTCGATGACTCGCAGGAGTTCGCTGAAGTTACGACCGGTACTGGCGGGATAGGTAATGGTTAGACGTAGTTTTTTGGCTGGGTCGATGATAAAGACCGAACGTACGGTGACGGTGTTGTCGGCGTTCGGATGGATCATGTCGTATAGGTTGGAAACTTGGCGATCGCTATCGGCGAGAATGGGATAGTTTAGGGTAACGCTCTGGGTTTCCTCAATATCTTTAATCCAACCTGTGTGGGAGTCTACGTCATCTACGCTCAAAGCCAAGACTTTAACGTTCCGCTTGTCAAATTCTGGCTTCAAACGGGCAACTTCCCCAAGTTCGGTGGTGCAAACGGGGGTATAGTCGGCAGGGTGGGAGAACAGAACCACCCAGCTATCTCCTGCCCATTCGTAGAAGCTAATATCTCCCATGGAGGAAGCTTGTTTGAAATCTGGCACTTGGTCGCCGAGTTGTAGAGCCATAGGTGACACTCCTTTCTATTTCCGAACAACGTTTCATGAAAGCTCTATTTGCTATCATGCCATAAAACTACGGTTTTCCTACCGGATTTTAGCTGTTTTTTTCAACAAAAATGTTGGTGGCTTCTGGGTGGGCAGTTGGCAAGAGGGGAAAATGGGTTCTAGAAGAAATCGGCGGTCATATCTGATATCAGGCTATTGGTGATTTCGGTGGCAGCTTCTGAGGTGGTTGGTTCTGGCATGAAGGCGGTAATATCCAAATTGTTGTTGGTGGTGTCGTTGTTCGTGTCGTCGGTGTCGTCAGTGCCACCGGTGTCGTCGGTCTCGTCAGTGCCACCGGTGTCGTCGGTGTCGTCGGTGCCACCGGTGTCGTCGGTGTCGTCGGTGTCGTCAGTGCCACCGGTGTCGTCGGTCTCGTCACCGTCTCCTTGGGAAATGAAGTCGTTGCGATCGAGCAAATCGCTGTCTACGCCGTTGAGAATTGCCAGTAGTTTACCGGATTCCAGAACGGTGATATTGGTACTGAAAACGCCAACACCGGTGGATTGTTCGATCAATAGTTCGTCGAAGGTAATGCCTTGGGGAAGCAACAAGAAATCTTCCAGGTCGTTGTAATCTTCGATAATGTCAAAACTACCGGCATCCCCTGGAATGGCAAATAAATCGGAACCACCACCACCGATCAAAGTGTCGTTGCCGTCGTCGCCGATGAGGGTATCATTGCCCAAATCTCCAGAAAGGCGATCGCTTTGAATACCGCCAGTAAGGGAATCGCTGCCCTGACCGCCAAATAGGGAATCTTCGCCGTCTCCACCGGTGAGGGTATCGTTGCCTTGGTTGCCAAAAGCCAGGTCGTTGGCTACTTGCCCTTCTACTAAGTCATCGCCGTTGCCGGCAGTTAAGGTATCCCGGTCTTGACCCCCCTGGAGGGTATCGTTGCCTTCGCCACCTGCCAGTTCGTCGTTACCCACATTTCCCTGTACGATATCGTTGCCCACATCGCCAGAGAGGAAATCGCGATCGCTACCACCCACTATCGTATCGTCATCGCGACCGCCAAACACCGTATCCCGTCCGCTATCACCGCTGAGAAAATCTTCGCCAGCGTTGCCATTGATAAAATCATTGCCCAATTCTCCCAAAATTCGGTCTTCGCGATCGCCTCCCAAAAGGCTATCTTCTCCTTCACTGCCAAAAAGATTATCGCGATCGTCGCCACCATTGATTAAATCATTGCCACTATTGCCAACAATCAGATCGACTCCCAACTGACCGAGGAGAACATCATTGCCATCGCCGCCAGACATGCTATCTTGGTCGCCACCGCCAAGCAGGGTATCGTCACCAACTCCCCCTTCCAGCATGTCATCGCCAAAATCACCAACTAGGGAGTCGTTATTTTCATTGCCAAATAGTTGGTCGTCGCCAATGCCAGCTAACAGCGTATCGTTGCCGAGATTCCCAAATAAGGTATCGTTGCCTTCTTCTGCTTCTAGGAAATCATTTCCCAAACCGCCAACCAGGGAGTCGTTATCCAACCCGCCACGGAGAACATCGCTGCCGTCGTCGCCAACCAGCGTATCTCTGTGGTGACCGCCGATCAGTTCGTCATCGCCAGCACCACCAACCAGCGAATCTTGTCCTGTATTGCCAGAGAGAAGATCGTTACCGGCTTCGCCAAA
This portion of the Geitlerinema sp. PCC 9228 genome encodes:
- a CDS encoding peroxiredoxin, with amino-acid sequence MALQLGDQVPDFKQASSMGDISFYEWAGDSWVVLFSHPADYTPVCTTELGEVARLKPEFDKRNVKVLALSVDDVDSHTGWIKDIEETQSVTLNYPILADSDRQVSNLYDMIHPNADNTVTVRSVFIIDPAKKLRLTITYPASTGRNFSELLRVIDSLQLTDNHSVATPVNWKQGDDCVIVPSIKDPQELQQKFPKGYREVKPYLRLTPQPDK
- a CDS encoding calcium-binding protein; protein product: MLQLSEVIGTVGNDRFTGSEDTVFFGLQGDDVFQGTDTDEFQWFFGGSNNDTYNTVADGLITIFDSGQFSNDRLVAPGIGLFSETTTTAVIEGRHLFASDSESDQAFLILDWLQSTSQIETFQLSDGTLPLQAISNNLGVRPNHLGSVSWEAAGLTEDASADEINEAVSFYQQRARELEIQNRNASNENLVGSEASDVLRGGFGNDTLAGAGNNDVVLGEIGDDVLDGGSGNDSVDGGEGNDTLRGGPGNDTLEGRGGNDTAIGEDGNDFINLDVGDDFAGGGNGDDIVFGGFGRDRILGELGNDVLFGEAGNDLLSGNTGQDSLVGGAGDDELIGGHHRDTLVGDDGSDVLRGGLDNDSLVGGLGNDFLEAEEGNDTLFGNLGNDTLLAGIGDDQLFGNENNDSLVGDFGDDMLEGGVGDDTLLGGGDQDSMSGGDGNDVLLGQLGVDLIVGNSGNDLINGGDDRDNLFGSEGEDSLLGGDREDRILGELGNDFINGNAGEDFLSGDSGRDTVFGGRDDDTIVGGSDRDFLSGDVGNDIVQGNVGNDELAGGEGNDTLQGGQDRDTLTAGNGDDLVEGQVANDLAFGNQGNDTLTGGDGEDSLFGGQGSDSLTGGIQSDRLSGDLGNDTLIGDDGNDTLIGGGGSDLFAIPGDAGSFDIIEDYNDLEDFLLLPQGITFDELLIEQSTGVGVFSTNITVLESGKLLAILNGVDSDLLDRNDFISQGDGDETDDTGGTDDTDDTDDTGGTDDTDDTGGTDETDDTGGTDDTDDTNNDTTNNNLDITAFMPEPTTSEAATEITNSLISDMTADFF